In Quercus lobata isolate SW786 chromosome 12, ValleyOak3.0 Primary Assembly, whole genome shotgun sequence, a genomic segment contains:
- the LOC115972051 gene encoding uncharacterized protein LOC115972051: MAASVDTPSPGHLNQEGKSYMGSSPMYSPSSDKRLWSTLRSRIDTLLESHPQSNGGKSDRAKRLKEDSLLLMRGFDSVSHTLSQLSNNLDNALQGARDLAKPPTLTEIFQSNLKNPDSKEKDSEEHQNEAEMKSGLKRKYDHSHCSEDKEEDDSQKANEESLKDGKLKKAKNIAISMATKAASFARELKSIKSDLGFMQERCELLEEENRRLRDGFAKGIRPEEDDLVRLQLEALLAEKSRLAYENATLVRENQCLHQLVEYHQHTSQDLSASYEQFIQGMCLDFSSPTPPKRDADDKVPQTPQADLFSFSTTLEECDHQRQ; the protein is encoded by the exons atggcaGCCTCAGTGGACACACCATCACCTGGCCACCTCAACCAG GAGGGCAAAAGCTACATGGGTTCGTCTCCTATGTACAGTCCCTCCTCAGATAAGCGCTTGTGGAGCACATTACGCAGCCGGATCGACACGCTTCTTGAGAGTCATCCTCAATCG AATGGTGGAAAATCGGACCGAGCTAAGCGATTGAAGGAAGACTCATTGCTTCTGATGAGAGGGTTTGACTCAGTTTCCCACACACTTTCACAGCTATCCAACAATCTGGACAATGCTCTCCAG GGAGCTAGAGATCTAGCTAAACCACCCACATTGACTGAAATATTCCAAAGCAATCTGAAGAACCCAGATAGTAAAGAGAAGGATTCAGAAGAGCATCAAAATGAAGCAGAGATGAAGAGTGGATTGAAAAGAAAGTATGATCATAGTCATTGCTCAGAGgacaaagaagaagatgattcaCAGAAAGCAAATGAGGAAAGCCTCAAAGATGGGAAGCTGAAGAAAGCCAAAAAC ATTGCAATTTCCATGGCAACAAAAGCGGCTTCGTTTGCAAGAGAATTGAAGTCAATTAAGTCGGATTTAGGTTTTATGCAAGAGAGATGTGAATTGCTTGAGGAAGAGAATAGGAGGCTCCGTGATGGATTTGCTAAAGGAATAAGACCTGAGGAAGACGATCTG GTGAGGCTTCAATTGGAGGCATTGCTTGCGGAAAAATCCAGATTAGCTTATGAAAATGCAACTCTAGTAAGGGAAAACCAGTGCCTTCACCAACTTGTAGAGTACCATCAACATACCTCCCAAGATCTCTCTGCATCATATGAACAATTCATACAGGGAATGTGCTTAGACTTCTCGTCTCCAACGCCGCCCAAAAGAGATGCTGATGACAAAGTCCCTCAAACACCTCAAGCCGATCTTTTCAGCTTCTCCACTACTCTCGAAGAGTGCGATCACCAAAGGCAGTAG
- the LOC115972052 gene encoding uncharacterized protein LOC115972052 isoform X1, whose protein sequence is MGRKPKTKINEEKAPMPESTNQSMERVILQPGNKNPSLGPVESQPESLNPSLGNVELQLESGSPAEQQANSAKPSNPKKRMTRHTSIVRRSKRVQHAITSALNPDIVPVVEEISLTETDEEYDPPPQKEQNMPESTEPTSLGEKNFEKQIDNIVERLEIQAKTIEELKSEVSKKSVSSGSPSGAYVRYKSLYIDSQKKIEVLTGENEQLSMKLETALGKLEAYENGNHVFSEMLEKLKDVILVSNLTKATETAVNMSSQALHTSSGDAGRRSRSPAANRKKLTAKRR, encoded by the exons ATGGGTAGGAAGCCTAAGACTAaaatcaatgaagaaaaagCTCCCATG CCTGAAAGCACTAATCAATCCATGGAGAGAGTGATATTGCAGCCTGGGAACAAAAATCCTTCCCTAGGGCCAGTGGAATCACAGCCTGAAAGTTTGAATCCTTCCTTGGGCAATGTGGAATTGCAGCTTGAAAGTGGAAGTCCTGCTGAACAACAAGCAAATTCTGCCAAACCATCAAATCCAAAGAAGAGGATGACACGGCACACCAGTATTGTTAGGCGATCTAAACGTGTTCAACATGCAATAACCTCTGCTCTAAACCCGGACATTGTGCCTGTAGTTGAAGAGATAAGTCTAACTGAAACTGATGAAGAATATGACCCACCTCCTCAGAAAGAGCAAAATATGCCTGAGTCGACTGAGCCAACATCATTGGGTGAAAAGaactttgaaaaacaaattgacaacATTGTTGAACGATTAGAAATACAAGCAAAGACCATAGAAGAATTGAAATCTGAG GTGTCCAAGAAGTCTGTCTCGAGTGGAAGCCCATCTGGAGCATATGTCAGATACAAAAGCTTGTATATAGATTCCCAAAAGAAG ATTGAAGTATTGACAGGAGAAAATGAACAACTTTCTATGAAGCTAGAAACTGCACTTGGCAAGCTTGAAGCA TATGAGAATGGGAATCATGTTTTCTCTGAAATGTTGGAGAAATTGAAGGATGTGATCTTGGTCTCAAATCTGACAAAAGCTACTGAAACAGCAGTTAACATGTCATCTCAAGCATTGCACACGTCTTCAGGTGATGCTGGTCGTAGATCCAGAAGTCCTGCAGCTAACAGAAAGAAACTCACCGCAAAAAGAAggtga
- the LOC115972052 gene encoding uncharacterized protein LOC115972052 isoform X4, which yields MGRKPKTKINEEKAPMLESGSPAEQQANSAKPSNPKKRMTRHTSIVRRSKRVQHAITSALNPDIVPVVEEISLTETDEEYDPPPQKEQNMPESTEPTSLGEKNFEKQIDNIVERLEIQAKTIEELKSEVSKKSVSSGSPSGAYVRYKSLYIDSQKKIEVLTGENEQLSMKLETALGKLEAYENGNHVFSEMLEKLKDVILVSNLTKATETAVNMSSQALHTSSGDAGRRSRSPAANRKKLTAKRR from the exons ATGGGTAGGAAGCCTAAGACTAaaatcaatgaagaaaaagCTCCCATG CTTGAAAGTGGAAGTCCTGCTGAACAACAAGCAAATTCTGCCAAACCATCAAATCCAAAGAAGAGGATGACACGGCACACCAGTATTGTTAGGCGATCTAAACGTGTTCAACATGCAATAACCTCTGCTCTAAACCCGGACATTGTGCCTGTAGTTGAAGAGATAAGTCTAACTGAAACTGATGAAGAATATGACCCACCTCCTCAGAAAGAGCAAAATATGCCTGAGTCGACTGAGCCAACATCATTGGGTGAAAAGaactttgaaaaacaaattgacaacATTGTTGAACGATTAGAAATACAAGCAAAGACCATAGAAGAATTGAAATCTGAG GTGTCCAAGAAGTCTGTCTCGAGTGGAAGCCCATCTGGAGCATATGTCAGATACAAAAGCTTGTATATAGATTCCCAAAAGAAG ATTGAAGTATTGACAGGAGAAAATGAACAACTTTCTATGAAGCTAGAAACTGCACTTGGCAAGCTTGAAGCA TATGAGAATGGGAATCATGTTTTCTCTGAAATGTTGGAGAAATTGAAGGATGTGATCTTGGTCTCAAATCTGACAAAAGCTACTGAAACAGCAGTTAACATGTCATCTCAAGCATTGCACACGTCTTCAGGTGATGCTGGTCGTAGATCCAGAAGTCCTGCAGCTAACAGAAAGAAACTCACCGCAAAAAGAAggtga
- the LOC115972052 gene encoding uncharacterized protein LOC115972052 isoform X3: protein MGRKPKTKINEEKAPMPGNKNPSLGPVESQPESLNPSLGNVELQLESGSPAEQQANSAKPSNPKKRMTRHTSIVRRSKRVQHAITSALNPDIVPVVEEISLTETDEEYDPPPQKEQNMPESTEPTSLGEKNFEKQIDNIVERLEIQAKTIEELKSEVSKKSVSSGSPSGAYVRYKSLYIDSQKKIEVLTGENEQLSMKLETALGKLEAYENGNHVFSEMLEKLKDVILVSNLTKATETAVNMSSQALHTSSGDAGRRSRSPAANRKKLTAKRR, encoded by the exons ATGGGTAGGAAGCCTAAGACTAaaatcaatgaagaaaaagCTCCCATG CCTGGGAACAAAAATCCTTCCCTAGGGCCAGTGGAATCACAGCCTGAAAGTTTGAATCCTTCCTTGGGCAATGTGGAATTGCAGCTTGAAAGTGGAAGTCCTGCTGAACAACAAGCAAATTCTGCCAAACCATCAAATCCAAAGAAGAGGATGACACGGCACACCAGTATTGTTAGGCGATCTAAACGTGTTCAACATGCAATAACCTCTGCTCTAAACCCGGACATTGTGCCTGTAGTTGAAGAGATAAGTCTAACTGAAACTGATGAAGAATATGACCCACCTCCTCAGAAAGAGCAAAATATGCCTGAGTCGACTGAGCCAACATCATTGGGTGAAAAGaactttgaaaaacaaattgacaacATTGTTGAACGATTAGAAATACAAGCAAAGACCATAGAAGAATTGAAATCTGAG GTGTCCAAGAAGTCTGTCTCGAGTGGAAGCCCATCTGGAGCATATGTCAGATACAAAAGCTTGTATATAGATTCCCAAAAGAAG ATTGAAGTATTGACAGGAGAAAATGAACAACTTTCTATGAAGCTAGAAACTGCACTTGGCAAGCTTGAAGCA TATGAGAATGGGAATCATGTTTTCTCTGAAATGTTGGAGAAATTGAAGGATGTGATCTTGGTCTCAAATCTGACAAAAGCTACTGAAACAGCAGTTAACATGTCATCTCAAGCATTGCACACGTCTTCAGGTGATGCTGGTCGTAGATCCAGAAGTCCTGCAGCTAACAGAAAGAAACTCACCGCAAAAAGAAggtga
- the LOC115972052 gene encoding uncharacterized protein LOC115972052 isoform X2 has protein sequence MGRKPKTKINEEKAPMRVILQPGNKNPSLGPVESQPESLNPSLGNVELQLESGSPAEQQANSAKPSNPKKRMTRHTSIVRRSKRVQHAITSALNPDIVPVVEEISLTETDEEYDPPPQKEQNMPESTEPTSLGEKNFEKQIDNIVERLEIQAKTIEELKSEVSKKSVSSGSPSGAYVRYKSLYIDSQKKIEVLTGENEQLSMKLETALGKLEAYENGNHVFSEMLEKLKDVILVSNLTKATETAVNMSSQALHTSSGDAGRRSRSPAANRKKLTAKRR, from the exons ATGGGTAGGAAGCCTAAGACTAaaatcaatgaagaaaaagCTCCCATG AGAGTGATATTGCAGCCTGGGAACAAAAATCCTTCCCTAGGGCCAGTGGAATCACAGCCTGAAAGTTTGAATCCTTCCTTGGGCAATGTGGAATTGCAGCTTGAAAGTGGAAGTCCTGCTGAACAACAAGCAAATTCTGCCAAACCATCAAATCCAAAGAAGAGGATGACACGGCACACCAGTATTGTTAGGCGATCTAAACGTGTTCAACATGCAATAACCTCTGCTCTAAACCCGGACATTGTGCCTGTAGTTGAAGAGATAAGTCTAACTGAAACTGATGAAGAATATGACCCACCTCCTCAGAAAGAGCAAAATATGCCTGAGTCGACTGAGCCAACATCATTGGGTGAAAAGaactttgaaaaacaaattgacaacATTGTTGAACGATTAGAAATACAAGCAAAGACCATAGAAGAATTGAAATCTGAG GTGTCCAAGAAGTCTGTCTCGAGTGGAAGCCCATCTGGAGCATATGTCAGATACAAAAGCTTGTATATAGATTCCCAAAAGAAG ATTGAAGTATTGACAGGAGAAAATGAACAACTTTCTATGAAGCTAGAAACTGCACTTGGCAAGCTTGAAGCA TATGAGAATGGGAATCATGTTTTCTCTGAAATGTTGGAGAAATTGAAGGATGTGATCTTGGTCTCAAATCTGACAAAAGCTACTGAAACAGCAGTTAACATGTCATCTCAAGCATTGCACACGTCTTCAGGTGATGCTGGTCGTAGATCCAGAAGTCCTGCAGCTAACAGAAAGAAACTCACCGCAAAAAGAAggtga
- the LOC115972052 gene encoding uncharacterized protein LOC115972052 isoform X5: MGRKPKTKINEEKAPMPESTNQSMERVILQPGNKNPSLGPVESQPESLNPSLGNVELQLESGSPAEQQANSAKPSNPKKRMTRHTSIVRRSKRVQHAITSALNPDIVPVVEEISLTETDEEYDPPPQKEQNMPESTEPTSLGEKNFEKQIDNIVERLEIQAKTIEELKSEVSKKSVSSGSPSGAYVRYKSLYIDSQKKIEVLTGENEQLSMKLETALGKLEALKQLLSK, translated from the exons ATGGGTAGGAAGCCTAAGACTAaaatcaatgaagaaaaagCTCCCATG CCTGAAAGCACTAATCAATCCATGGAGAGAGTGATATTGCAGCCTGGGAACAAAAATCCTTCCCTAGGGCCAGTGGAATCACAGCCTGAAAGTTTGAATCCTTCCTTGGGCAATGTGGAATTGCAGCTTGAAAGTGGAAGTCCTGCTGAACAACAAGCAAATTCTGCCAAACCATCAAATCCAAAGAAGAGGATGACACGGCACACCAGTATTGTTAGGCGATCTAAACGTGTTCAACATGCAATAACCTCTGCTCTAAACCCGGACATTGTGCCTGTAGTTGAAGAGATAAGTCTAACTGAAACTGATGAAGAATATGACCCACCTCCTCAGAAAGAGCAAAATATGCCTGAGTCGACTGAGCCAACATCATTGGGTGAAAAGaactttgaaaaacaaattgacaacATTGTTGAACGATTAGAAATACAAGCAAAGACCATAGAAGAATTGAAATCTGAG GTGTCCAAGAAGTCTGTCTCGAGTGGAAGCCCATCTGGAGCATATGTCAGATACAAAAGCTTGTATATAGATTCCCAAAAGAAG ATTGAAGTATTGACAGGAGAAAATGAACAACTTTCTATGAAGCTAGAAACTGCACTTGGCAAGCTTGAAGCA CTGAAGCAACTACTTTCAAAGTAA
- the LOC115970998 gene encoding probable transmembrane GTPase FZO-like, chloroplastic, translated as MVPPLLSLQTPKPLLFPLLPKFPLRFKTPQPQPRFTTHFPISSSLSQTPPPNPSLPKSKTLFPGGTKRPELNVPTLILHLHPNDVLNSPKAMDLVDKAIAKWVRVVVLTGDENSGGKLYEAARLLKSVVGDRAYMLIAERVDVAAAVGASGVLLSDQGLPAIVARNTLIDSKPESVVLPLVARNVQNANAALNASNSEGADFLIYDIGGEKHVDGAVKSVFENVKIPIFVVFASCGEDTLFTEASNLLKSGASGLVISLEVLELFGDDIVRRLFNTGHMNKRTQDKVESSIKQKLLNVDNGVYGKKGAAGFIKVEDKEKKFIETERTVLLEAINVIRKAAPLMEEVSLLIDAVSQIDEPFLLVIAGEFNSGKSTFINALLGRRYLKEGVVPTTNEITFLRYSELDSSGEQRCERHPDGQYICFLPAPILKEMIIVDTPGTNVILQRQQRLTEEFVPRADLLLFVISADRPLTQSEVAFLRYTQQWKKKVVFVLNKSDIFQNSEELEEAISFIKENTRKLLNTEQVILYPVSARCALEAKLSASFDTESDHRELSVLDSRWRTRSFNELEKFLYSFLDGSTSIGMERMKLKLGTPIGIAEQLLSACEALVQEECRCAKRDLASANDIVASVKDYAAKMEMESISWRRKTLSLIDTTKSRVLELIESTLQLSNLDLAASYVFKGEKSGTMPATSRIQNDIIGPALSDAQKLLREYVMWLQSSNAQEGSLYKDSFEKRWPSYIYPNTHVHLETYELLKKLDRISLRVVENLSASAASKFFEKEIREVFLGTFGGLGAAGLSASLLTSVLPTTSEDLLALGLCSAGGFLAISNFPARRQVTIDKVRKSADALATELEEAMQKDLLETIDNIESFVKIVAQPYQDAAQQRVDRLLEIQHEISDVEEEIQKLNGEIQNLHVL; from the exons ATGGTGCCACCCTTGCTTTCCCTCCAAACCCCCAAACCCCTTCTCTTCCCTCTCCTACCAAAATTCCCACTTCGCTTCAAAAccccacaaccacaaccacgcTTCACTACCCACTTTCCCATATCCTCCTCACTCTCCCAAACTCCTCCTCCGAACCCATCACTACCAAAATCGAAAACCCTTTTCCCAGGTGGGACCAAGCGACCAGAGCTCAATGTCCCAACTCTCATCCTCCACTTGCACCCAAACGACGTTCTTAACTCCCCAAAAGCCATGGACTTGGTTGACAAGGCCATTGCCAAGTGGGTTCGTGTTGTGGTCCTCACTGGCGACGAAAATAGTGGTGGCAAGCTCTACGAGGCCGCGCGTTTGTTGAAATCCGTGGTTGGTGATCGCGCCTATATGCTAATTGCCGAGCGCGTCGATGTCGCTGCGGCTGTCGGTGCTAGTGGGGTTCTGCTCTCTGATCAAG GGCTTCCTGCCATTGTGGCTAGAAACACACTAATTGATTCAAAGCCTGAATCAGTAGTCCTTCCTTTGGTAGCTAGGAATGTACAAAATGCAAATGCTGCTTTAAATGCTTCTAATTCTGAAGGTGCTGACTTTCTTATATATGATATTGGTGGAGAGAAACATGTTGATGGGGCAGTGAAGTCTGTATTTGAGAATGTGAAGATACCAATTTTTGTCGTATTTGCCTCATGTGGAGAGGACACATTATTTACTGAGGCATCAAATTTACTCAAATCGGGTGCTAGTGGCTTGGTGATTTCTTTAGAAGTTTTGGAGTTGTTTGGTGATGATATTGTGAGGAGATTGTTTAACACCGGACACATGAACAAAAGAACACAGGACAAAGTTGAAAGCTCTATTAAGCAAAAATTATTGAATGTGGATAATGGCGTTTATGGGAAAAAAGGGGCTGCTGGCTTTATTAAAGTggaagataaagaaaaaaaattcatagaaaCAGAGAGAACAGTATTGCTTGAGGCAATAAATGTTATCCGGAAAGCTGCTCCACTG ATGGAGGAGGTTTCGCTTCTCATTGACGCAGTCTCACAAATTGATGAGCCATTTTTACTGGTTATAGCG GGTGAATTTAATTCTGGTAAGTCAACCTTTATTAATGCGCTTCTTGGAAGAAGGTATCTCAAAGAGGGGGTTGTTCCTACGACTAACGAGATCACTTTTCTACGCTATTCTGAGTTGGATTCTAGTGGGGAACAGCGTTGTGAAAGGCATCCAGATGGTCAATATATATGCTTCCTCCCTGCTCCAATTCTTAAAGAA ATGATCATTGTTGACACACCTGGAACTAATGTAATTCTTCAAAGGCAACAACGCCTAACTGAGGAATTTGTGCCCCGTGCAGATTTGCTTCTTTTTGTCATATCTGCCGATCGTCCGTTAACTCAAAGTGAG GTTGCTTTTCTTCGTTATACTCAGCAGTGGAAGAAGAAAGTTGTGTTTGTCTTGAATAAATCTGACATATTTCAGAATTCCGAAGAG CTTGAGGAAGCTATATCATTCATCAAGGAAAATACTCGGAAGTTGCTAAATACTGAGCAGGTGATATTATACCCTGTTTCTGCACGATGTGCTCTTGAAGCAAAACTTTCAGCTTCCTTTGACACTGAAAGTGACCATCGAGAATTATCAGTGCTTGATTCCCGATGGAGAACCAGGAGCTTCAATGAGCTTGAAAAGTTCTTGTATAGTTTTTTAGATGGGTCAACAAGTATTGGAATGGAGAGAATGAAGCTTAAACTTGGAACACCCATTGGAATTGCAGAACAACTCCTTTCTGCTTGTGAAGCTCTTGTGCAAGAGGAATGCCGATGTGCCAAGCGGGATTTGGCCTCAGCAAATGATATAGTTGCTAGTGTAAAGGACTATGCTGCCAAGATGGAAATGGAGAGCATCTCTTGGAGAAGGAAGACTTTATCTCTG ATTGATACTACAAAATCACGTGTTCTGGAGCTTATAGAATCTACCCTTCAACTATCCAATCTTGACCTTGCTGCTTCATATGTTTTCAAAGGGGAAAAATCTGGCACAATGCCTGCCACCTCAAGGATTCAAAATGACATAATTGGTCCGGCACTCTCAGACGCACAA AAACTACTTCGAGAATATGTCATGTGGCTACAATCCAGCAATGCTCAAGAAGGGAGTCTGTACAAGGATTCTTTTGAAAAACGATGGCCTTCATACATCTATCCAAACACTCATGTGCATTTGGAGACCTATGAGTTGCTGAAAAAGTTGGATAGAATCAGCTTGAGAGTGGTAGAGAACTTGAGTGCCAGCGCTGCTTCCAAATTCTTTGAGAAAGAAATCCGTGAAGTG TTCTTGGGGACTTTTGGAGGACTTGGAGCAGCTGGTTTGTCTGCATCCCTTCTGACATCTGTATTGCCAACGACTTCGGAAGATCTTCTTGCTCTTGGCCTTTGTTCTGCTGGCGg GTTCTTAGCCATTTCAAATTTCCCAGCTCGTAGGCAAGTTACAATAGATAAGGTGAGAAAGAGTGCAGATGCCTTGGCCACTGAACTTGAAGAGGCCATGCAGAAGGATCTCTTGGAAACTATCGATAATATTGAGAGCTTTGTAAAAATTGTTGCTCAGCCTTACCAAGATGCAGCACAGCAAAGAGTAGACAGACTCTTAGAGATTCAACATGAAATATCTGATGTTGAGGAAGAGATTCAGAAACTAAAtggtgaaattcaaaatctCCATGTATTATGA
- the LOC115972018 gene encoding protein FANTASTIC FOUR 1-like codes for MSTTVADLGGWSFLQALTNNSHTANYGTKIEKLYVDPLVKRCSLRLSEKSLEMCTESLGSETGSSVIITETNKDHEISLISLVSTENNGPKKQKISKFSEPKKQSKHHCRSFPPPLTSISGSSGVHVRPHREAGRLVLEAVPAPSCNSLFHAVRGDGRLRLQLVHNDQETTEEDEEESEQVLEEEEEEEEQEEEEEEVEVQIQAADKEVVEEVETEEAGEEEEEEEEGRIGEEGDRYTEILDDKDFGKLPQPRRCKESGRGDRSETWLPFWISTFSV; via the coding sequence ATGTCCACAACTGTAGCTGACTTGGGTGGCTGGAGCTTCCTCCAAGCTCTAACCAACAATTCTCACACTGCCAATTATGGCACAAAAATTGAGAAACTATATGTTGACCCTCTTGTTAAGCGGTGCTCTTTGAGGCTAAGTGAAAAAAGCCTTGAAATGTGCACTGAAAGCTTAGGTAGTGAGACAGGTAGTAGCGTTATCATCACTGAAACCAACAAAGATCATgaaatttctttgatttcacTCGTTAGTACTGAAAATAATGGTCCCAAGAAGCAGAAAATTTCGAAATTTAGTGAGCCTAAGAAGCAGAGTAAGCATCATTGTAGGAGTTTCCCACCACCCTTGACATCTATTAGTGGCTCAAGTGGCGTTCATGTTAGGCCTCACAGAGAAGCTGGCCGCCTTGTTCTTGAAGCTGTGCCTGCCCCTTCTTGTAATAGCTTGTTCCATGCTGTGCGTGGTGATGGCAGGCTTAGGCTTCAGTTGGTCCATAATGATCAAGAAACTACTGAGGAAGATGAGGAAGAGTCTGAGCAagttcttgaagaagaagaagaagaagaagaacaagaagaagaagaagaagaagtggaggtTCAAATTCAAGCTGCTGACAAAGAAGTAGTAGAAGAGGTCGAAACTGAAGAAgctggagaagaagaagaagaagaagaagaaggaagaattgGTGAAGAGGGTGACCGGTATACTGAAATTTTGGATGATAAAGATTTTGGGAAGCTTCCACAGCCAAGAAGGTGCAAGGAAAGTGGGCGCGGCGACAGATCGGAAACTTGGCTGCCATTCTGGATTTCTACTTTCTCTGTTTAa